A genomic stretch from Mycosarcoma maydis chromosome 3, whole genome shotgun sequence includes:
- a CDS encoding uncharacterized protein (related to gamma-tubulin complex component 2), producing MSSARTSSGSRPPVVPATPVGRSMRKRNHLNLSAKAFDKMSKRLSSVEKSTGQSVMASWRTSDANEPLAAASNRIEGIPELGEGGHRTTASYVIGEADDNATNAPEQKSTTEYHLRRFGKVPVSRGLTQGAGKGPDGAALAAAAAKSLKGKGIAPVDSFLNEGSFVFNPLNRRVPQPTPRKAKTRTVSSANNAASSRAASGTVTSMTGAVATEARAPSQRYHPQSEQAGSSNQLPALSTAAAPTVRQAAPQSDSATTATATATADSDDLAFVALTLVDRDLQEALILEDLLYVLLGIEGQYIAYASTYDPENVAHRLRGAQFTIDPALDAPLRDLVDRILPLATDYTAIYAFIETDSGLEFGTVNHALCAAIRDLLHDYELLVVQLEHQMASSTSFSLQKLFMWVQETARTLAVVRALTDEIVGISHADLFDEDDDDDDSSDGDGGSEISGTSALERERRALLGLDDPDDQGVEGGIAKGGEVLSMLWDRITRMSGDPKARTLFTTLFQRASQPYAQTLIKWITTGDLSDTYEEFMVMEDAKVTRAALESDPTDEYWETRYTLRDETTLAKRERQRQLGLDLDAELEDEEENPRGILTGGAKIPSFLEPWKHKILLAGKYLNVIRECGLEVPPDPDKVETGSDVGAKLRTSAASSLTVVMNDESFFRRIEGAYQRANSALLKLLLGDQQILERLRSLKHFFFFSESDFLSSFLEQSAHELVKKVSPSKTRETVQQRLQTHLGAVLGSSSTVGFEDPFREDVRIVLASEGAYDQLKRIAETKGGIEATKLAQANAAAAAAAASAAGSSAKETLVSAVTLLQFDVAVKFPVSLVISRKNILRYQFVSRGLLHLKTLERSLSELWLDHSSNPLWKQRTHPALEKWKQKLFMLRWRMAFFVQQLLAFQMMEVVEPNYLELQRKLSNVKTVDQLMKDHFAFLNTTRKELMFTDLRYLELHSQLTNVISVFVENRTRFQDQMRLETQRWKEAGGDKRSVPEPALQEATVEFVAKFHKHWDKYAKTYKDVVNLLSTTDNPAALPLAYRFQSSNL from the exons ATGTCAAGCGCGCGCACATCCAGCGGCTCAAGGCCGCCCGTGGTACCAGCCACTCCGGTCGGTCGGTCGATGCGCAAAAGGAACCATCTCAATCTCAGCGCAAAGGCTTTCGACAAG ATGTCGAAACGTCTCTCATCAGTCGAAAAGTCGACAGGTCAATCCGTAATGGCATCCTGGCGTACCTCGGATGCCAACGAGCCCTTGGCTGCCGCCTCAAATCGCATAGAAGGAATTCCCGAGTTGGGAGAAGGTGGACATCGCACAACAGCGTCCTACGTCATTGGCGAAGCGGATGACAATGCTACCAACGCGCCCGAGCAAAAGTCGACAACAGAATACCATCTCCGTCGTTTCGGAAAGGTTCCTGTCTCGAGAGGCCTCACGCAGGGAGCGGGCAAAGGTCCCGATggagctgctctcgctgctgccgcagcTAAATCTCTGAAAGGAAAAGGGATCGCCCCCGTCGACTCATTCCTCAACGAAGGAAGCTTCGTCTTCAATCCGCTCAACAGAAGAGTGCCGCAGCCTACACCACGCAAAGCAAAGACACGCACCGTCTCGTCGGCCAACAACGCTGCTTCTTCCCGTGCTGCATCAGGAACCGTGACGTCAATGACTGGAGCCGTTGCAACAGAAGCACGAGCACCTTCGCAAAGGTATCACCCGCAGTCTGAACAGGCTGGATCGTCCAATCAGCTTCCAGCATTGTCGACAGCTGCGGCTCCAACAGtacgccaagctgcgccCCAATCGGACTCGGCTACtacagcaacagcaacagcaacagcagacAGCGACGACTTGGCCTTTGTTGCGCTCACACTCGTAGACCGAGACTTGCAAGAGGCGCTCATCCTAGAGGATCTTCTCTATGTGCTCTTGGGCATCGAAGGCCAGTACATTGCCTACGCATCCACCTACGATCCGGAAAACGTGGCACATCGTCTGCGAGGCGCTCAATTCACCATCGACCCGGCGCTTGATGCTCCGCTTCGtgacctcgtcgatcgcatcCTTCCGCTTGCCACCGACTACACCGCCATCTACGCCTTTATCGAGACTGACTCTGGCCTCGAGTTCGGCACCGTGAATCATGCCCTTTGCGCTGCTATCCGCGACCTGCTGCATGACTATGAGCTTCTCGTggtgcagctcgagcatcaAATGgcttcttccacctcgttCAGCCTGCAGAAGTTGTTCATGTGGGTTCAGGAGACTGCACGTACTCTCGCCGTGGTCCGCGCATTGACCGATGAGATCGTCGGCATCTCGCACGCCGATCTCTTtgatgaagacgatgacgacgacgactctTCGGACGGCGACGGTGGGTCAGAGATCAGCGGTACCTCGGCACTGGAACGCGAGCGTCGTGCGCTGCTTGGGCTCGATGACCCCGACGATCAAGGTGTCGAAGGTGGTATCGCTAAAGGTGGCGAGGTACTCTCGATGCTCTGGGACCGTATCACGCGGATGAGCGGCGATCCGAAAGCTCGCACGCTTTTCACCACGCTCTTCCAGCGCGCATCTCAGCCGTACGCACAGACACTCATCAAGTGGATCACCACTGGCGACCTTTCGGACACGTACGAAGAGTTTATGGTTATGGAAGATGCTAAAGTCACtcgcgctgctctcgaGTCAGACCCGACCGACGAGTACTGGGAAACACGCTATACGTTGCGCGACGAAACCACTTTGGCGAAGCGCGAACGTCAACGTCAGCTCGGACTCGATCTagatgccgagctggaagacgaagaggagaaCCCCAGAGGTATCCTCACGGGTGGTGCCAAGATTCCGTCGTTTCTCGAGCCGTGGAAGCACAAGATCCTGTTGGCCGGAAAGTACCTCAATGTGATTCGCGAATGTGGGCTTGAAGTGCCGCCCGACCCAGATAAGGTAGAAACTGGCAGCGACGTTGGTGCCAAATTACGcacatcggcagcgtcgagcttgacggtGGTTATGAACGACGAATCCTTCTTCCGCCGTATCGAGGGCGCTTACCAACGTGCCAAttcggcgctgctcaagcttcTACTCGGTGATCAGCAAATtctcgagcgtctgcgATCGCTTAAGcactttttcttcttctccgaGTCGGACTTCCTCTCGTCGTTCTTGGAACAGTCGGCACATGAGCTGGTGAAAAAGGTCTCCCCTAGCAAGACCAGGGAAAcagtgcagcagcggtTGCAAACGCACCTCGGTGCAGTTCTaggctcgagcagcaccgttgGGTTTGAGGATCCGTTCCGCGAAGACGTGCGCATCGTACTGGCCTCCGAGGGAGCTTACGATCAGCTCAAACGCATTGCTGAGACCAAAGGCGGGATCGAGGCCACCAAGCTCGCACAGGCgaatgcagctgcagcggcagcggcagcgtcTGCCGCCGGATCCTCTGCTAAGGAGACGTTGGTATCGGCCGTGACGCTTTTGCAATTCGACGTAGCTGTCAAGTTTCCCGTGTCGCTGGTGATCAGTCGGAAAAACATCCTTCGATACCAGTTCGTCTCTCGCGGACTGTTGCATCTCAAGACGCTGGAGCGATCGCTCTCAGAGTTGTGGCTGGATCACTCTTCGAACCCGCTGTGGAAGCAGCGTACACACCCGGCGTTGGAGAAATGGAAGCAGAAGCTGTTCATGCTTCGTTGGAGAATGGCGTTCTTCGTCCAGCAACTGCTAGCGTTTCAGATGATGGAGGTAGTCGAACCGAACTACCTGGAACTGCAACGCAAACTGAGCAACGTCAAGACGGTGGATCAGCTGATGAAGGATCACTTTGCGTTTCTCAACACGACTCGCAAAGAGTTGATGTTTACCGATCTGCGCTACCTGGAACTGCACTCGCAGCTGACAAATGTGATCAGTGTGTTTGTAGAAAACCGGACGCGGTTTCAGGATCAGATGCGGTTGGAGACGCAGAGGTGGAAGGAGGCCGGTGGCGACAAGCGATCGGTCCCGGAACCGGCACTGCAGGAGGCGACAGTGGAATTCGTCGCCAAGTTTCACAAACATTGGGACAAGTATGCAAAAACATACAAGGACGTAGTGAACCTGCTGAGTACAACGGACAACCCAGCTGCTCTGCCGCTGGCGTACAGGTTTCAGAGCTCGAATTTGTAA
- a CDS encoding uncharacterized protein (related to HXT1 - Low-affinity hexose facilitator) gives MAGAVPAASPGGVTVGETKLWSQANVRPIFFCALAVIGAILYGYDGTYFTGILEMDRFKRDFGVINPDNGQYEIPSNDQSLYASIVQAGEVVGSLLAAPLGDYVGRRGGFFGACTLVALGVVLQLVTVGSKALLTLGRGVLGAGVGVISNCTPLYLSEIAPTAIRGAIVSSWQLMLAIGQVIGACIAQGTKDIDSTWSYRIPIIFNLFFVAVLVAAQFIIPESPRWLIQKNRDEKALAALKRVNKGQKDDVRDKVIALEYNAFRQARADELELSGEGGWKSLMHGVELRKFACVLGILIGQQIGGVQFIFSYTVTFMTAVGLKDAFIITIIVDVIEVVGVLCSFLLVNRFGRRPLILWTSVPMFISLFVVAGIGTKGLPPRGESLPWPGVISVTEGRTIAAMICIYVFFFNLAWGPLAWVVASELAVGKNRSKIMSVGTACFWIIAWAVTFTLPYLFYNAGLGAQIGWIYGVGTLIAMTFVYFYIPETFGRSLEEINEMLEARVPTRKWTTYMTQQERVLVDQSRHLDDDSALGTKPSNVSLTASNADDKKLDAKDGSGAPSQDRNPTRLGTSDVDSV, from the coding sequence ATGGCTGGAGCAGTGCCAGCAGCTTCTCCAGGCGGTGTCACCGTCGGAGAGACCAAGCTCTGGTCTCAAGCTAATGTCCGCCCGATCTTCTTCTGTGCCCTCGCCGTCATCGGTGCCATCCTGTACGGTTACGATGGTACCTATTTCACCGGTATTCTCGAGATGGACCGCTTCAAGCGCGATTTCGGTGTCATCAACCCAGATAATGGCCAGTACGAGATTCCTTCCAACGACCAGTCGCTCTACGCTTCCATCGTACAAGCCGGTGAAGTGGTTGGCTCCCTCCTCGCTGCTCCCCTGGGTGACTACGTcggtcgacgaggtggttTCTTTGGTGCTTGTACTCTTGTTGCCCTTGGCGTTGTCCTGCAACTCGTCACGGTTGGTTCCAAGGCACTCCTCACGCTCGGTCGAGGTGTGCTGGGTGCCGGTGTCGGTGTCATCTCCAACTGCACCCCCCTCTACCTCTCCGAAATTGCTCCCACTGCCATCCGCGGTGCCATCGTCTCGTCTTGGCAGCTCATGCTCGCCATTGGCCAAGTCATCGGCGCCTGCATCGCTCAGGGAACCAAGGACATTGACTCGACGTGGTCGTACCGCATCCCGATCATTTTCAATCTCTTTTTTGTAGCTGTTCTTGTCGCGGCTCAGTTCATCATTCCCGAGTCGCCACGATGGCTCATCCAGAAGAACCGCGACGAAAAGGCGCTCGCCGCCCTCAAGCGTGTCAACAAGGGACAGAAAGACGATGTGCGCGACAAGGTCATTGCTCTCGAGTACAATGCTTTTCGGCAGGCCcgcgccgacgagctcgagctttcCGGTGAAGGCGGCTGGAAATCACTTATGCacggcgtcgagctgcgcaagtTTGCCTGCGTTCTGGGTATTCTGATTGGCCAGCAGATTGGAGGTGTACAATTTATCTTTTCGTACACTGTCACCTTTATGACGGCCGTCGGACTCAAGGACGCTTTCATTATCACGATCATTGTCGATGTCATTGAGGTGGTCGGTGTCCTGTGCTCGTTCCTTCTGGTCAACCGCTTTGGCCGCCGACCGTTGATCCTATGGACCTCGGTGCCCATGTTTATCTCTCTCTTTGTCGTGGCTGGTATCGGCACCAAGGGTCTTCCTCCGCGCGGCGAGTCGCTTCCTTGGCCAGGCGTCATCAGCGTCACCGAGGGTCGCACCATCGCTGCTATGATCTGCATCTATGTGTTTTTCTTCAACCTGGCTTGGGGACCTCTGGCTTGGGTCGTCGCTTCCGAGCTGGCTGTCGGCAAGAACCGCAGCAAGATCATGTCGGTTGGCACGGCTTGCTTCTGGATCATTGCATGGGCTGTCACCTTCACGTTGCCTTACCTCTTCTACAACGCCGGACTTGGTGCTCAGATTGGTTGGATCTACGGTGTCGGTACGCTGATTGCTATGACATTTGTCTACTTTTACATTCCCGAGACGTTTGGTCGCTCGCTCGAAGAGATCaacgagatgctcgaggcGCGCGTCCCAACGCGCAAGTGGACCACCTACATGACGCAGCAGGAACGtgtgctcgtcgaccagaGCCGACATttggacgacgactcgGCGCTCGGCACCAAGCCAAGTAATGTTTCATTGACTGCGTCGAATGCGGAtgacaagaagctcgatgcTAAAGATGGCTCTGGCGCACCTTCTCAGGATCGAAACCCAACGCGATTGGGGACTTCTGATGTGGATAGTGTCTAG
- a CDS encoding putative protein phosphatase 1, regulatory subunit 7, with translation MSDSTAVASSAVEFEAKVQIVDELPRAPTLSSELRQSNADDSDSDDNNDANAADQVEDPQTEDEAGPSSAADDPEPANNGITRGIVQYGSVRVDHSGGPHNSVDTQADDIPDDSELLAQYPDTEEVLDLGHLRLTTTKRLGLQRFAPSLKRLCLRQNLLTKIRSKDIGILTELQDLDLYDNSIEKISGLDELTKLESLDLSFNNIHHISNISHLGQCKTIYFVQNKISRVRPDDFQGPIASSLQSLELGGNRLRTIENFAHLTNLTQLWLGKNKITSLQGLETLTNLRVLSIQSNRITKLEGLEKLVNLQELYISHNGLTKLEGLQHNVKLTTLDVGANMIEKVENVGHLSLLQEFWANDNKITDLNGLDKELGETKMPALETVYLEGNPGMRKEGAAYRRKLKLLLPQLKQIDATFIR, from the coding sequence ATGTCCGATTCTACCGCTGTCGCATCGTCGGCAGTTGAATTCGAGGCCAAGGTGCAGattgtcgacgagcttccaCGTGCACCCACGCTCTCATCCGAGCTGCGTCAGTCGAACGCAGACGATTCGGACTCGGACGACAACAACGATGCAAATGCGGCTGACCAAGTAGAAGATCCTCAGACGGAAGACGAAGCGGGGCCATCGAGCGCAGCTGACGATCCGGAACCTGCTAATAACGGCATCACGCGTGGTATCGTCCAGTACGGCTCGGTCAGGGTAGACCATAGCGGCGGACCACATAACAGTGTAGATACGCAAGCAGATGATATCCCGGACGATTCGGAACTACTCGCACAGTACCCTGATACGGAAGAagtgctcgatctcggacACCTTCGTCTTACCACCACCAAGCGTCTCGGTCTGCAACGTTTCGCTCCTTCACTCAAACGGCTTTGTCTGCGCCAAAATCTACTCACCAAGATCCGATCGAAAGACATCGGAATTCTTACCGAGCTCCAAGATTTGGACCTGTACGACAATAGCATTGAAAAAATCTCGGGCTTGGACGAGTTGACAAAactcgaatcgctcgatCTGTCGTTCAACAACATCCATCACATTTCCAACATCTCGCACTTGGGACAATGCAAGACCATCTACTTTGTGCAAAACAAGATCTCGCGCGTGCGGCCTGACGATTTTCAAGGTCCCATCGCCAGCTCGCTGCAGAGCTTGGAACTGGGAGGCAATCGATTGCGAACCATCGAAAACTTTGCACACCTCACCAATCTGACACAGCTCTGGTTGGGTAAGAACAAAATCACCTCCCTCCAGGGACTCGAAACCCTTACCAATCTTCGTGTGCTCTCAATCCAGTCGAACCGaatcaccaagctcgaaggcCTCGAAAAGCTCGTCAACTTGCAAGAGCTGTACATCTCGCACAACGGTTTGACCAAACTCGAAGGCTTGCAACACAATGTCAAACTGACAACGCTGGATGTGGGAGCCAACATGATTGAGAAGGTGGAGAACGTGGGACATCTGAGTCTGTTGCAGGAGTTTTGGGCGAATGATAACAAGATTACGGATCTAAATGGTTTGGATAAGGAGCTGGGAGAGACTAAGATGCCCGCGTTGGAGACAGTGTATTTGGAGGGCAATCCGGGGATGAGGAAGGAAGGAGCGGCGTATAGGAGGAAGCTCAAGTTGTTGCTGccgcagctcaagcagattGATGCTACTTTTATTCGCTGA